From the Deltaproteobacteria bacterium genome, the window ATGAACAGTTGTTCTCGCCCGGGGCTTATGCGAACATCCGGGCGAGATGTGGAACGGGAGACACTTAAGTCTTGGGCGCCAACAGCATACCCATTGCCCTCCCCTCCATCTTGGGTGGTTGTTCTACAACGACCTGGTCTCCGAGTTCCTCTATCACCCGTCCCAACAAAGCGTAGCCCGATTCCGTGAAAGAAAACTCCCGGCCGCGAAACATGATGGTAACTTTGACCCGGTTCTTCTGGTCCAAAAACTTCTTGACGTTTCGTACCTTGAACAGGAAGTCGTGTTCTTCAATCTTCGGTCGGAATTTTACTTCCTTGACCTGGATTACCGTCTGTTTCTTTTTCGCCACCTGAGACCGCTTGGCCTGCTCATACTTGTACTTCCCGTAGTCCATGATTT encodes:
- a CDS encoding translation initiation factor IF-3, translated to MAKQRTRVNLEIRAKEVRLIDSDGTQVGIVPMETAMSVAAERGLDLVEVAPEAKPPVCKIMDYGKYKYEQAKRSQVAKKKQTVIQVKEVKFRPKIEEHDFLFKVRNVKKFLDQKNRVKVTIMFRGREFSFTESGYALLGRVIEELGDQVVVEQPPKMEGRAMGMLLAPKT